From Bacillus sp. FSL K6-3431, the proteins below share one genomic window:
- the carB gene encoding carbamoyl-phosphate synthase large subunit: protein MPKRTDIESILVIGSGPIVIGQAAEFDYAGTQACLALKEEGYRVILINSNPATIMTDTEIADAVYIEPLTVEFVSRIIRKERPDAILPTLGGQTGLNMAMDLAKAGVLDECNVEVLGTKLAAIEQAEDRDQFRELMNTLNEPVPESEIIHTIEEAVTFTGRIGFPVIVRPAYTLGGTGGGICHNIDELHEIVASGLKNSPVNQCLLEMSIAGFKEIEYEVMRDSNDNAIVVCHMENVDPVGVHTGDSVVVAPCQTLSDREIQMMRNVSLKLIRELGIEGGCNVQLALDPHSFQYYIIEVNPRVSRSSALASKATGIPIAKLAAKIAIGYTLDEIMNPVTGKTYACFEPVIDYIVTKIPRWPFDKFESANRLLGTQMKATGEVMAIGRTFEESLLKAVRSLESDVYHLELNGADMIDKSVLEKEMRHPTDERLFYLGQALRQGITIEELNEWSKIDLFFLYKMEKIIKLENELIDCTFDIEMARKAKEYGFADITIAKLWGINEKEVYEWRKENGIIPVYKKVDTCAGEFESDTPYFYGTYEIENESITTDKKSVVVLGSGPIRIGQGIEFDYATVHSVWAIQEAGYEAIIINNNPETVSTDFSISDKLYFEPLTIEDVMHIIDLENPEGVVVQFGGQTAINLAADLTDRGVKILGTSLESLDRAENRDKFEQALTQLDIPMPKGKTATSVEEAVVIANSIGYPVLVRPSYVLGGRAMEIVYEENELLHYMENAVKINPEHPVLVDRYLIGKEIEVDAISDGETVLIPGIMEHIERAGVHSGDSIAVYPPQNVSEAMKKKIVDYTIRLAKGLEIIGLLNIQYVISNDELYVIEVNPRSSRTVPFLSKITGIPMANVATKVILGESLTSLGYETGIAPEMNGVYVKVPVFSFAKLRRVDITLGPEMKSTGEVMGKDTTMEKALYKGLVASGMEIKSYGTVLITVSDKDKQEATEIAKRFSDIGYRIIATSGTADTIASTGVKVEVVGKIGSEGPTLIDVIRQGKAQLIINTLTKGKQPQRDGFKIRRESVENGVPCLTSLDTAVAILGVLESMVFSAEAMSSGGAGQKEAINI from the coding sequence ATGCCTAAACGTACTGATATAGAAAGCATTTTAGTAATCGGATCAGGTCCGATAGTAATAGGACAAGCTGCTGAATTTGATTATGCCGGAACGCAAGCTTGCTTAGCTTTAAAAGAGGAAGGCTATCGAGTAATATTAATCAATTCTAATCCCGCTACAATTATGACAGATACGGAAATCGCTGATGCAGTATATATAGAGCCACTTACTGTCGAATTTGTTAGTCGAATTATTCGCAAGGAAAGACCGGATGCAATTTTACCTACACTTGGTGGTCAAACAGGTCTTAATATGGCAATGGATTTAGCAAAAGCAGGCGTATTGGACGAATGTAATGTAGAAGTATTAGGTACTAAATTAGCTGCGATCGAACAGGCAGAGGACCGTGATCAATTTAGAGAACTGATGAATACGTTAAATGAGCCTGTTCCAGAGAGCGAAATCATCCATACAATTGAAGAAGCGGTGACGTTTACTGGAAGAATAGGATTTCCTGTGATTGTGCGCCCAGCATATACACTTGGCGGAACTGGCGGTGGAATTTGTCATAACATAGATGAGTTACATGAGATTGTTGCTAGTGGATTGAAGAATAGTCCCGTAAATCAGTGTTTGCTAGAGATGAGTATCGCAGGATTTAAAGAAATAGAATATGAAGTTATGCGTGATTCAAATGATAATGCAATAGTTGTTTGTCATATGGAAAATGTTGATCCAGTCGGTGTTCATACAGGTGACTCGGTTGTAGTAGCACCATGCCAAACATTAAGTGATCGTGAAATACAGATGATGCGCAATGTTTCTTTAAAGTTAATACGTGAACTAGGAATAGAAGGTGGCTGTAATGTTCAGCTCGCTCTAGATCCGCATAGTTTTCAATATTATATTATTGAAGTAAATCCACGGGTTAGTAGATCATCTGCATTGGCATCAAAGGCAACTGGAATCCCAATCGCTAAGCTTGCTGCAAAAATTGCTATCGGATATACATTAGATGAAATCATGAACCCAGTAACAGGTAAAACCTATGCTTGCTTCGAGCCCGTCATTGATTATATCGTAACGAAAATACCAAGATGGCCATTTGATAAATTCGAATCAGCTAATCGTTTGCTCGGTACACAAATGAAGGCAACGGGAGAAGTAATGGCTATTGGCCGGACTTTCGAAGAATCTTTATTGAAAGCAGTCCGTTCCTTAGAAAGCGATGTATATCATTTAGAGCTTAACGGCGCTGATATGATTGATAAATCTGTGTTAGAAAAAGAAATGCGCCATCCGACTGACGAACGACTATTTTATCTTGGCCAAGCATTGAGACAAGGAATTACCATTGAGGAATTGAATGAATGGAGCAAAATTGATCTATTCTTCCTATATAAGATGGAAAAAATTATTAAGTTGGAAAATGAATTAATAGATTGTACATTTGATATCGAAATGGCGCGAAAAGCGAAAGAATATGGATTTGCTGACATCACAATTGCGAAGCTATGGGGGATAAATGAAAAAGAAGTATATGAATGGAGAAAAGAAAATGGCATCATTCCTGTCTATAAAAAAGTAGATACATGTGCTGGAGAATTTGAATCAGATACACCATATTTTTATGGTACATATGAAATAGAGAATGAATCAATAACAACGGATAAAAAAAGTGTGGTAGTACTTGGTTCAGGTCCGATCCGAATTGGTCAAGGGATTGAGTTTGATTATGCGACAGTGCATAGTGTATGGGCAATTCAAGAGGCAGGTTACGAAGCAATTATAATCAATAATAATCCTGAAACAGTTTCTACTGATTTCAGTATCTCAGATAAGTTGTATTTTGAGCCATTAACAATTGAAGATGTCATGCATATTATCGACCTAGAAAACCCTGAAGGTGTTGTTGTACAATTTGGTGGGCAGACGGCGATAAATCTTGCAGCAGATTTGACAGATAGAGGAGTTAAAATCCTTGGAACTTCATTAGAAAGTCTTGATCGCGCAGAAAACCGTGATAAATTTGAACAAGCACTCACTCAATTAGACATTCCTATGCCAAAAGGAAAAACGGCCACTTCAGTAGAAGAAGCTGTTGTAATCGCAAATTCAATTGGATATCCGGTACTCGTCAGACCATCATACGTACTTGGTGGTAGAGCAATGGAAATTGTTTATGAAGAAAATGAATTATTACATTATATGGAAAATGCTGTGAAAATAAATCCAGAACATCCAGTACTAGTTGATCGATATTTAATCGGAAAAGAAATTGAAGTAGACGCCATTTCAGATGGGGAAACTGTACTAATTCCTGGCATTATGGAACATATCGAGCGCGCGGGAGTCCACTCTGGTGACTCGATTGCTGTATACCCACCTCAAAATGTAAGTGAAGCGATGAAAAAGAAAATTGTAGATTATACGATTAGATTGGCAAAAGGATTAGAAATCATCGGGTTATTGAATATCCAATATGTTATTTCTAACGATGAATTATATGTGATTGAAGTAAATCCACGTTCAAGTAGAACAGTACCATTCTTGAGTAAAATTACAGGAATTCCAATGGCAAATGTGGCAACGAAAGTGATTCTTGGTGAATCTCTAACGTCACTAGGTTATGAAACAGGCATTGCACCAGAAATGAATGGGGTATACGTGAAAGTCCCTGTGTTCTCCTTTGCTAAACTAAGAAGAGTAGATATTACATTAGGGCCTGAAATGAAATCAACTGGTGAAGTAATGGGGAAAGATACGACAATGGAAAAAGCCCTATATAAAGGACTAGTCGCATCAGGAATGGAAATTAAAAGTTATGGTACGGTATTAATTACCGTTTCCGATAAAGATAAACAAGAAGCAACTGAAATCGCAAAACGCTTTTCAGACATTGGTTATCGGATCATTGCGACAAGCGGCACAGCGGATACGATTGCTAGCACTGGTGTAAAGGTAGAAGTCGTTGGGAAGATTGGTTCCGAGGGACCTACCTTAATTGATGTAATTAGACAAGGAAAAGCACAACTAATCATCAATACTTTAACAAAAGGAAAACAGCCTCAGCGTGATGGATTTAAAATCCGCAGAGAATCTGTAGAAAATGGAGTTCCATGCTTAACTTCACTCGATACGGCCGTAGCCATCCTTGGTGTATTGGAATCAATGGTCTTTTCAGCAGAAGCGATGTCGAGTGGAGGAGCTGGGCAGAAAGAGGCGATCAACATATGA
- a CDS encoding carbamoyl phosphate synthase small subunit, which produces MKRKLILEDGTVFIGTSFGGNKDNMGEVVFNTSMTGYQEAISDPSNYGQILTFSYPLIGNYGINRDDFESIQPVIKGVIVKEVADYPSNWRNNMSLDEYLKLKNIPGIAGIDTRMLTRLIRDKGTMKGAICNLDEEDEVVLAKLKAITFPVDEVKQVAATKPYPSPGRGKNVVVVDFGVKHGILRELTKRGCDVTVVPYNTPVEEICALSPDGVLLSNGPGNPMHVEEATAMIRVLQEKVPLFGIGLGHQLFAIANGCTVEKMKFGHRGSSYPVKDLKTGKIIFTSQNHGYEVKESSIDGTPLSITHRALNGGSIEGIEHRDYLAFSVQYQPESSPGSEDGKIVFDRFIQLIIKNQGKVENHA; this is translated from the coding sequence GTGAAACGTAAACTAATATTAGAAGATGGAACAGTTTTTATCGGCACATCATTTGGTGGTAACAAAGATAATATGGGAGAGGTAGTCTTTAATACTAGTATGACAGGTTATCAGGAAGCCATTTCTGATCCGTCTAATTATGGTCAAATTCTAACATTTAGCTACCCGCTTATCGGTAATTATGGCATTAATCGTGACGACTTTGAGAGCATTCAACCGGTAATCAAAGGTGTAATTGTAAAGGAGGTTGCTGACTACCCGTCTAATTGGAGAAATAACATGTCACTTGATGAATATTTAAAATTAAAAAATATTCCGGGGATAGCTGGTATTGATACACGGATGCTTACAAGACTAATTAGAGATAAAGGTACAATGAAGGGTGCCATTTGCAATCTGGATGAAGAAGATGAAGTTGTATTAGCTAAATTAAAAGCTATCACCTTTCCAGTAGATGAAGTAAAACAAGTAGCAGCAACGAAGCCATATCCAAGCCCAGGTCGGGGGAAAAATGTTGTTGTTGTCGATTTTGGTGTAAAGCATGGAATCCTTCGGGAGCTGACAAAAAGAGGTTGCGATGTAACAGTTGTCCCTTATAACACCCCTGTCGAGGAGATTTGTGCCTTAAGTCCGGATGGTGTATTACTCTCTAACGGTCCCGGTAATCCAATGCATGTGGAGGAAGCTACGGCAATGATCCGCGTGTTGCAAGAAAAAGTTCCGTTATTCGGAATTGGACTTGGTCATCAATTATTCGCAATAGCTAATGGTTGTACTGTAGAGAAAATGAAATTCGGACATAGGGGTTCGAGCTATCCGGTTAAAGACCTAAAAACAGGGAAAATAATATTTACTTCACAAAATCACGGTTATGAAGTGAAAGAGTCATCAATAGATGGCACGCCACTTTCTATTACTCATCGAGCATTGAATGGTGGATCTATTGAAGGAATCGAACATCGGGATTACCTAGCATTTTCAGTCCAGTATCAGCCAGAATCCTCACCAGGCTCTGAAGACGGAAAAATAGTCTTTGATCGTTTTATCCAATTGATCATTAAAAACCAAGGAAAGGTGGAAAATCATGCCTAA
- a CDS encoding dihydroorotase, with protein sequence MNWLIRNAKSIGEENNRALIDFRIKDGIIAEIGENLSSNGEQEFDAKGMSVAPGFVDVHIHLREPGGEQKETIETGTKAAAKGGFTTVAAMPNTRPVPDNAEQMGWFVNQVKERGSVKVLPYAAITIRQLGKELVDFAALKQAGAFAFTDDGVGVQTAATMFEAMKKAADLDMAIVAHCEDNSLIYGGSVHDGNFSKENGFAGIPSICESVHIARDVLLAEAAGCHYHVCHISTKESVRAVRDAKKAGIRVTAEVSPHHLLLCEDDIPGDDANYKMNPPLRSKADQEALIEGLLDGTIDFIATDHAPHTHEEKSQGIKLAPFGIVGLETAFPLLYTHLVKKGICSIEQLINWLTVLPAKTFQLESGTLEVGKSADITLIDLETEKQINPSDFASKGKNTPFGGWTCQGWPATTFVDGNLKWAERGEEQ encoded by the coding sequence ATGAACTGGTTAATAAGAAATGCAAAAAGTATCGGTGAAGAAAATAATAGAGCGTTAATTGATTTCCGAATAAAAGATGGTATTATCGCAGAAATTGGTGAAAATCTTTCGTCAAATGGTGAGCAAGAGTTTGACGCGAAAGGGATGTCGGTTGCTCCGGGTTTTGTAGACGTACATATACATTTGCGTGAGCCAGGTGGTGAACAAAAAGAAACAATTGAAACAGGTACTAAAGCCGCAGCGAAAGGCGGGTTTACAACCGTTGCTGCAATGCCTAATACAAGGCCGGTTCCGGACAATGCAGAACAAATGGGTTGGTTTGTTAACCAGGTTAAAGAAAGAGGCAGCGTAAAAGTTTTACCCTATGCAGCGATTACTATTCGTCAATTAGGAAAAGAACTAGTGGACTTCGCCGCATTGAAACAAGCTGGAGCTTTTGCCTTTACGGATGATGGGGTTGGGGTGCAGACAGCGGCAACCATGTTTGAAGCAATGAAAAAAGCTGCAGACCTAGATATGGCAATTGTCGCACATTGTGAAGATAACTCACTTATTTATGGCGGATCTGTCCATGACGGTAATTTTTCCAAAGAAAATGGATTTGCCGGAATACCTTCCATATGTGAATCGGTACATATTGCCCGCGATGTGCTACTTGCTGAAGCAGCAGGTTGCCACTACCATGTGTGTCATATTAGCACGAAAGAATCTGTACGAGCAGTGCGGGATGCAAAAAAGGCTGGAATTCGTGTAACAGCAGAAGTAAGTCCGCATCATTTACTTTTATGTGAAGATGATATCCCTGGTGACGATGCTAATTATAAAATGAATCCGCCGCTAAGAAGCAAAGCGGACCAAGAAGCACTTATCGAAGGATTGCTTGATGGAACAATTGATTTTATTGCTACAGATCATGCACCACATACACACGAAGAAAAAAGCCAAGGCATCAAACTTGCACCATTTGGAATAGTCGGTCTAGAAACAGCATTCCCATTGCTTTATACGCATCTAGTAAAAAAAGGTATTTGTAGTATAGAGCAGTTAATTAATTGGTTAACAGTCTTGCCGGCAAAAACATTCCAATTAGAAAGTGGCACGCTTGAAGTCGGTAAGTCGGCTGATATTACATTAATAGATTTGGAAACGGAGAAACAAATTAATCCATCTGACTTTGCGTCAAAAGGGAAAAATACTCCTTTTGGTGGCTGGACATGCCAAGGATGGCCTGCTACTACATTTGTTGATGGAAACTTAAAATGGGCTGAACGGGGTGAGGAACAGTGA
- a CDS encoding aspartate carbamoyltransferase catalytic subunit, translated as MKHLVSMNDLSKDKILALLHSAESFAKGEEWHPENKKFAVNLFFEPSTRTKSSFEIAERKLGLEVIPFDIGSSSLLKGETLYDTLKTLESIGVDTAIIRHGEESYYRNFLDQLQISIVNAGDGCGQHPTQSLLDLFTIKQEFGGFSGLKVAIIGDLSHSRVAKSNHKALSALGAEVLYSGPPEWFDSNQLNATFCNIDDAVETADVVMLLRIQHERHESTSFMTADGYHAEYGLTIAREKRMKKTSIIMHPAPVNRNVEIADSLVESEKSRIFKQMGNGVFTRMAVLKSILEL; from the coding sequence ATGAAGCACCTCGTCTCTATGAACGATTTATCTAAAGATAAAATTTTAGCGCTTTTACATAGTGCAGAATCATTTGCAAAAGGGGAAGAATGGCACCCGGAAAATAAAAAGTTTGCCGTAAATTTATTTTTCGAACCAAGTACTCGAACGAAATCGAGCTTCGAAATAGCTGAAAGAAAGCTAGGATTAGAAGTTATTCCGTTCGATATTGGTAGCTCTAGTCTTTTAAAAGGAGAGACTCTTTACGATACACTTAAAACTTTAGAATCCATCGGGGTGGATACAGCTATCATCCGCCATGGTGAAGAATCCTATTATCGGAACTTTTTAGATCAACTACAAATTAGTATTGTAAATGCCGGTGATGGCTGTGGACAGCATCCGACTCAATCACTTCTCGATTTATTTACCATCAAGCAGGAGTTCGGAGGATTTAGTGGATTAAAGGTAGCCATTATCGGGGATCTATCACATAGTAGAGTAGCGAAATCAAATCATAAAGCACTTTCTGCATTGGGGGCAGAGGTATTATACTCTGGACCACCAGAATGGTTTGACAGTAATCAATTAAATGCTACCTTTTGTAATATTGATGATGCGGTAGAAACAGCGGATGTAGTAATGTTATTAAGAATTCAGCATGAGCGTCATGAAAGTACGTCTTTTATGACAGCTGATGGTTATCATGCCGAATATGGATTGACAATAGCTAGAGAAAAAAGAATGAAGAAGACGAGTATTATTATGCATCCAGCTCCTGTTAATAGAAATGTAGAAATAGCAGACTCCCTAGTAGAAAGCGAAAAGTCAAGAATTTTCAAGCAAATGGGAAATGGTGTTTTTACTAGAATGGCAGTACTTAAATCAATTCTTGAACTATAA
- the pyrR gene encoding bifunctional pyr operon transcriptional regulator/uracil phosphoribosyltransferase PyrR: MTQKAVLLDEKAIQRALTRIAHEIIERNKGIEDCVLVGIKTRGIHLAARLAKRIEKIEGEPIPVGELDITLYRDDLSIKNADAEPEVKGSKIPVDINNQKVIVVDDVLFTGRTVRAAMDALMDIGRSSQIQLAVLVDRGHRELPIRADFIGKNIPTSNQERIVVELMETDELDQVSIYELN; encoded by the coding sequence ATGACTCAAAAAGCAGTCCTTCTTGATGAAAAGGCGATACAAAGGGCATTAACTCGAATTGCTCATGAAATTATTGAACGTAATAAGGGAATTGAAGATTGTGTTTTAGTTGGTATAAAAACTAGAGGCATTCATTTAGCCGCGAGATTAGCAAAAAGAATTGAGAAAATCGAAGGGGAACCTATACCTGTAGGAGAACTGGACATTACTCTTTATCGAGATGACTTATCGATTAAAAATGCGGATGCTGAACCTGAAGTTAAAGGATCAAAAATCCCTGTTGATATTAATAACCAGAAGGTCATTGTCGTTGATGATGTTTTATTTACAGGAAGAACTGTACGTGCAGCAATGGATGCCCTAATGGATATCGGTCGTTCTTCGCAAATTCAACTCGCCGTTCTAGTTGATAGGGGACATCGTGAATTGCCAATTCGTGCAGATTTTATCGGAAAAAACATTCCGACTTCTAATCAAGAACGTATTGTTGTTGAACTAATGGAGACGGATGAACTAGATCAAGTAAGTATATATGAACTGAACTGA
- a CDS encoding RluA family pseudouridine synthase, giving the protein MNKIDHRILEEERGLRLDKVITSLNKEWSRSQVQLWIRSGHVEVNGNVGKSNYKCVIDDLIVISIPEPEPLDVEPEQMDLDIYFEDQDVIVVNKPKGMVVHPAPGHPGGTLVNGLLAHCTDLSGINGVMRPGIVHRIDKDTSGLLMVAKNDVAHEGLVDQLVKKTVTRKYFALVHGVIPHDHGTIEAPIGRDKVDRQSMTVTDTGKDAVTHFTVLERFEEFTFVECTLETGRTHQIRVHLKYIGYPLAGDPKYGPRKTLKTEGQVLHAGILGFVHPRLQEYMEYSAPLPNYIDELLAGLRNRD; this is encoded by the coding sequence ATGAACAAAATTGACCATCGCATTCTCGAAGAAGAACGTGGATTAAGATTGGATAAAGTGATTACATCATTAAATAAAGAGTGGTCTCGCTCCCAAGTACAGTTATGGATTCGTTCAGGACATGTTGAGGTAAATGGGAATGTAGGAAAATCAAACTATAAATGTGTGATAGATGACCTTATCGTAATTTCCATTCCAGAACCTGAACCATTAGATGTAGAGCCAGAGCAAATGGATTTAGATATTTACTTCGAAGATCAAGACGTTATTGTTGTGAATAAACCAAAAGGGATGGTTGTCCACCCGGCTCCAGGTCATCCTGGAGGAACCCTTGTTAATGGATTACTAGCACATTGTACAGACCTATCTGGGATTAATGGTGTCATGCGCCCAGGTATCGTTCATCGAATAGATAAAGACACATCTGGGCTATTAATGGTTGCTAAAAACGATGTTGCCCATGAAGGTTTAGTAGATCAATTAGTGAAGAAAACAGTTACCCGTAAATACTTTGCCCTTGTTCATGGTGTTATTCCGCATGATCATGGAACAATTGAAGCTCCGATTGGGAGAGACAAGGTGGATCGTCAAAGTATGACTGTCACGGATACTGGTAAAGATGCTGTGACACATTTTACTGTATTGGAACGATTCGAAGAATTTACGTTTGTAGAATGTACATTGGAAACAGGAAGAACACATCAGATTCGTGTTCATTTGAAATATATTGGCTATCCACTTGCTGGTGATCCAAAATATGGCCCGCGTAAAACATTAAAGACAGAGGGGCAAGTCCTTCATGCGGGTATTTTAGGTTTCGTGCACCCACGTTTACAGGAATACATGGAATATTCAGCTCCTTTACCTAATTATATTGATGAACTTTTGGCAGGTTTACGAAATAGAGATTGA
- the lspA gene encoding signal peptidase II → MVYYIIAVFIVVLDQFTKWLVVKNMELGESIVIINDFFHITSHRNRGAAWGILEGQMWLFYIITIVVIGVIIYYFEKHAKGKPLFQTSLVFILGGAIGNFIDRLFRKEVVDFLDTYIFTYDFPIFNIADSALTVGVFLMFIQMFKEGREEKRIKNEQN, encoded by the coding sequence TTGGTATATTATATAATTGCAGTATTTATTGTGGTATTGGACCAGTTTACAAAATGGTTAGTCGTGAAAAATATGGAGCTTGGTGAAAGCATTGTCATAATCAATGACTTTTTCCATATTACCTCTCATCGTAATCGTGGAGCAGCATGGGGGATATTGGAAGGTCAGATGTGGCTCTTTTATATTATTACAATCGTTGTGATTGGCGTCATTATATATTATTTTGAAAAGCATGCAAAAGGTAAACCACTTTTTCAAACTAGTTTGGTTTTTATTCTTGGTGGAGCGATTGGGAATTTTATTGATCGACTTTTCAGGAAAGAAGTAGTAGACTTTCTCGATACATATATTTTCACATATGATTTTCCAATCTTTAATATCGCCGATTCTGCCTTAACAGTTGGAGTATTTCTTATGTTTATACAAATGTTCAAAGAAGGCCGAGAAGAAAAGAGGATAAAGAATGAACAAAATTGA